TTATGACGGATGAAAGTGATATTTCCATTATTGATGGTGTAACAGAAAAGGTTCATTCTTATACAGTTGGACCGATTGTTGCAAACGGAGATCCGATTGGAGCCGTCATTATTTTTTCAAAAGAAGCCATTATAAGCGAGATCGAGCATAAAGCGGTTAATACTGCTGCCAGTTTCTTAGCGAAACAAATGGAACAGTAAGGGTATATTGATTTTAGAAGTAGCAATCTTTCCTAATTATGATCTTTCTTTTTGAGAAATCAATTATTTGGAGATATATGTATATTGAATGAAGGTAGCACTTTGCTACCTTTTTTCGTTGAATATTTTTAACATTTAGGAACTCATTATTACCCGTGTTGGTAAGGGAGTTTGTTCTTTTCTTTATGATATAATACGAGAGGTGAGAATAGAAAAAGGAGTTTTCTTGTATGGAAGCGAAGAAGTATCAAGCCTTTTGGCGTGGGGCTATTATATTAACGATTGCAAGTTTCGTTACAAAAGTATTAAGCGCTTTTTACCGTATTCCATATCAAAATATAGCGGGGGATGTTGGGTTTTATATTTACCAACAAATTTACCCGTTTTATGGATTTTGTTTAATTTTAGCTACTTATGGATTTCCTGTTATCATTTCGAAAATGGTTGCAGAACGACTAGAGCGGGGAAAACAAAAAGAAGCAGAAGAAATTATTTGTGTATCTTTTTGGTTCTTATTAGGGATTGGTTTTATAGGCTTCTTTACATTGTTTTTTGGGGCCGAAACAATTGCGGTAGCTATGGGCGATATACACTTAGATAAGTTACTACGTGTTATTTCATTTTCATTCTTATTGATGCCATTTTTGTCTGTAGCAAGAGGGTATTTTCAAGGATTCAATAATATGATGCCAACGGCTGTTTCGCAAGTAATAGAACAAACAATTCGAGTTTCTATTATTGTATTTTTATCGCTATTCCTAATTGCTCACGGATTTGATTTATATACAGTTGGTGCAGGGGCTATGTTAGGCTCAATTGCGGGTGGACTTATTGGGATTATTGTACTTATATTGTATATGCGTCAAGATTTTCGTTCTATATTCTTCAAAAGTGCAGCGAGAATTAAGGGTAAAAGGAAGATAGTTAAAATCCTTTTTTGGCAGGGGTTAGCGATTTGTGTTAGTAATTTAGTGCTTATTTTTATACAGATGGCTGATTCAGTGTCCTTTTACAGCTTACTTATTGGTGCGGGAGAACAGGCTGAAAATGCAAAGGTATTAAAGGGTGTTTATGATAGAAGTATTCCGCTAATGCAATTAGGTACTGTTGTGACGACTTCTTTCTCGTTGTCACTTATTCCGATTATTACAGCGGCGAAGGAAAGAGGAGATCTTTCCTTTATTCAAGAAAAGGTAA
This DNA window, taken from Bacillus cereus ATCC 14579, encodes the following:
- a CDS encoding putative polysaccharide biosynthesis protein, encoding MEAKKYQAFWRGAIILTIASFVTKVLSAFYRIPYQNIAGDVGFYIYQQIYPFYGFCLILATYGFPVIISKMVAERLERGKQKEAEEIICVSFWFLLGIGFIGFFTLFFGAETIAVAMGDIHLDKLLRVISFSFLLMPFLSVARGYFQGFNNMMPTAVSQVIEQTIRVSIIVFLSLFLIAHGFDLYTVGAGAMLGSIAGGLIGIIVLILYMRQDFRSIFFKSAARIKGKRKIVKILFWQGLAICVSNLVLIFIQMADSVSFYSLLIGAGEQAENAKVLKGVYDRSIPLMQLGTVVTTSFSLSLIPIITAAKERGDLSFIQEKVKLAMKITFVIGLAAAIGLTCIIQPTNIMLFENSDGSDVLSILSLSILFSSLSITTASILQGLGQTFKPALFVVFAGCLKLALNYIFMPYFGVKGAAFATLCALIIISGLNSLLLTRAVSGSLINKRNMLGIVISGICMGFVLMMFTRVLQMSGLVINTEHRGSATLEALLGVAIGGLTYMFFILKLRVFTKKELGTVMKQEKKEGSLKKSG